One Sphingobacteruim zhuxiongii DNA window includes the following coding sequences:
- a CDS encoding SGNH/GDSL hydrolase family protein: MNSRRDFLKKSILTVGSTAVGSSLIHAADFSSSKPRAGIHIQENDVILFQGDSITDAGRKKDNLNPNEMNAFGGGYAMIAGGVLLNKCASKNIKIYNRGISGNRVPDLLNRWQVDCLDLKPNIVSILIGVNDFWRTKDRGAVNTPEQYKGQYKELLDKTLSALPNAKLIIGEPFGLKNVKHITDDWFPDFPKYQTAAREIAKEYKTAFIPYQAIFDAALKQNNGAYWTTDGVHTSWAGSNLMAESWLSQFKLG; this comes from the coding sequence ATGAATTCAAGAAGAGATTTTTTAAAAAAAAGTATATTGACCGTGGGTAGTACTGCCGTTGGTAGCAGTTTAATACATGCAGCCGATTTTTCTTCCTCAAAACCGAGAGCTGGAATACATATTCAGGAGAACGACGTTATTCTTTTCCAAGGTGATTCAATCACAGATGCTGGAAGAAAAAAAGATAATTTAAATCCAAATGAGATGAATGCATTTGGAGGTGGGTATGCAATGATAGCTGGGGGCGTTCTATTGAATAAATGCGCTAGCAAGAATATTAAAATTTATAATCGCGGTATCTCGGGTAACCGTGTTCCCGATTTATTAAACCGATGGCAAGTCGACTGTCTAGATCTTAAGCCAAATATTGTTTCCATCTTAATTGGAGTCAATGATTTTTGGCGTACGAAAGATCGTGGCGCTGTGAATACCCCGGAGCAGTATAAAGGTCAATACAAAGAACTTTTAGACAAGACTCTTAGCGCATTACCAAATGCTAAGTTGATTATTGGTGAACCTTTTGGTTTAAAGAACGTGAAACATATCACGGATGATTGGTTTCCAGATTTTCCAAAATACCAAACCGCGGCACGTGAAATCGCTAAGGAATATAAAACCGCTTTTATCCCTTATCAAGCAATATTTGATGCAGCACTAAAACAAAATAATGGTGCCTATTGGACTACCGATGGTGTACATACCTCTTGGGCGGGATCTAATTTAATGGCGGAGAGTTGGTTATCTCAATTCAAACTCGGCTAG
- a CDS encoding class I SAM-dependent rRNA methyltransferase: protein MNKIILNKGKDKAAWQLHPWIFSGAIARVSETLQNGDIASVYNHDDEFIAYGMYNNQSRVAVRLLEWDPRKEINESWWRDRLQRAVKNRLHLLNEKNNTVRLVFAEADFLPGLIADKYGDYISIQVHAAGMERIKSILVDELNLLLKPKGIYERSDLKSREYEGLPDDNGLRSGETPPAFVDIIENGILYQVNIVEGQKSGFYCDQRDNRYITAKYAKDKKVLDCFCYSGGFTLNAFRENASSVTSVDSSALAIETLKQNIELNGYDSSKHVAVQSDVNKYLRELGEQGEKFDLIILDPPKYAPSRSTLEKASRAYKDLNRRGLMLLNSGGLLATFSCSGAMDIDTFKQVIAWAALDAGKEIQFIYQYCQPEDHPVRASFNEGEYLKGLLVRVL from the coding sequence ATGAATAAAATAATCCTCAACAAAGGAAAGGATAAAGCGGCCTGGCAGTTACATCCTTGGATTTTCTCCGGAGCAATTGCCCGCGTTTCAGAAACTCTTCAAAATGGCGATATCGCCTCAGTATACAACCACGATGATGAATTTATTGCTTATGGGATGTACAACAATCAATCTCGCGTTGCAGTGCGATTGTTAGAATGGGATCCCAGAAAGGAAATTAACGAATCATGGTGGCGTGATAGATTGCAACGAGCAGTCAAAAATAGGTTGCATCTTTTAAACGAAAAGAACAATACCGTGCGGCTTGTGTTTGCTGAGGCCGACTTTCTACCCGGATTAATAGCAGATAAATATGGAGATTACATCTCTATTCAGGTGCATGCCGCTGGCATGGAACGTATTAAATCCATTCTTGTCGATGAGTTAAATCTACTTTTGAAACCTAAGGGGATCTATGAACGTAGTGATTTAAAATCTCGAGAATATGAGGGATTGCCGGACGATAATGGACTGCGATCAGGCGAAACCCCACCAGCCTTTGTCGATATTATCGAAAATGGAATTCTTTATCAAGTCAATATCGTGGAAGGGCAGAAGTCTGGTTTCTATTGCGATCAACGTGATAACCGATATATTACAGCCAAATATGCAAAGGATAAAAAAGTATTAGACTGCTTTTGCTATTCAGGTGGATTTACTTTAAATGCTTTTCGTGAAAATGCAAGTTCAGTGACGTCGGTAGACAGTTCAGCTTTAGCGATCGAAACATTGAAACAAAATATTGAATTAAATGGCTATGATTCGAGTAAACACGTTGCTGTTCAATCGGACGTTAACAAGTATTTACGAGAACTTGGCGAGCAAGGAGAGAAATTTGACCTTATTATTCTTGACCCTCCTAAATATGCACCTTCGAGATCTACACTGGAAAAGGCTTCGAGAGCGTATAAAGATTTAAATCGCCGAGGATTAATGTTATTGAACTCTGGCGGATTATTAGCAACTTTTTCATGTTCTGGAGCGATGGATATCGATACTTTTAAGCAAGTAATTGCATGGGCGGCATTGGATGCAGGAAAAGAAATACAGTTTATCTATCAGTATTGTCAGCCTGAAGATCATCCTGTTCGTGCATCATTTAATGAAGGAGAATACTTAAAAGGCCTTCTAGTACGCGTGTTATAG
- the thrC gene encoding threonine synthase has translation MQFYSTNNKALRVSFQEAVFNSLPEDKGLYMPEAIPQLDPYFIKNIQQYSFQEIAFTIAKAFIGDDIPENDLKEIVNEAINFDAPVRFLDAETAVLELFHGPSYAFKDFGARFMSRIMGYFSQKGDQLLDVLVATSGDTGGAVALGFLGVEGTRVTILYPKGKVSKVQEEQLTTNGQNIRALEVEGTFDDCQALVKQAFNDKELNGVLRLTSANSINIARLIPQTFYYFWTYAQLKSQGMDEIVFTVPSGNFGNIGAGLLAYKMGLPVSHFVAATNVNDTVPRFLKNGQYEPKPSVQTLANAMDVGNPSNWVRIQDLFDQDLAQLKAKITSYTYNDQETVQGMEELFEKYKYVACPHTAIAYLASKAYRLDQPGHYASVFLSTAHPCKFPEAIKPEVYQYVKLPEGASLLADKEKQATEMPVDYQTFKTYLLVNN, from the coding sequence ATGCAGTTCTATAGTACAAACAATAAAGCTCTTCGCGTTTCTTTTCAAGAAGCTGTATTTAATTCATTGCCTGAAGATAAGGGCTTATATATGCCTGAGGCTATTCCTCAATTGGATCCCTATTTCATAAAAAATATACAACAATACTCTTTTCAAGAAATTGCCTTTACGATTGCAAAAGCGTTTATCGGGGATGATATTCCTGAAAACGACTTGAAGGAGATTGTGAACGAAGCGATTAATTTTGATGCACCGGTAAGATTTCTAGATGCTGAAACTGCAGTTCTAGAACTATTTCACGGCCCGTCATACGCTTTCAAGGACTTTGGCGCACGCTTTATGAGTCGCATAATGGGCTATTTTTCACAAAAAGGAGATCAACTTCTAGACGTGTTAGTAGCAACTTCAGGCGATACGGGTGGTGCAGTTGCCTTAGGCTTCCTTGGCGTGGAGGGGACACGTGTAACAATCCTTTATCCCAAAGGAAAGGTATCAAAAGTTCAAGAAGAGCAGTTGACGACAAATGGTCAAAACATACGCGCACTGGAAGTGGAAGGTACATTTGATGATTGTCAGGCACTTGTTAAACAGGCTTTCAACGATAAGGAGTTGAATGGAGTATTGCGATTAACATCGGCAAACTCAATCAACATCGCGCGATTAATTCCTCAAACGTTTTATTATTTCTGGACATACGCGCAATTAAAATCACAAGGAATGGACGAAATCGTGTTCACAGTTCCAAGTGGAAATTTTGGGAATATTGGAGCAGGGCTGTTGGCTTACAAAATGGGCTTACCAGTAAGTCATTTCGTTGCAGCAACTAATGTAAATGATACGGTACCTCGTTTCTTGAAAAACGGTCAATATGAACCCAAGCCTTCCGTTCAAACATTGGCAAATGCTATGGATGTTGGAAATCCAAGCAATTGGGTTAGAATTCAAGACTTATTTGATCAAGATCTAGCGCAATTAAAAGCTAAGATTACTTCGTATACCTACAACGATCAAGAAACTGTACAAGGGATGGAGGAACTTTTTGAAAAGTATAAATATGTCGCTTGTCCTCATACGGCAATCGCGTATTTGGCTTCGAAAGCCTATCGCTTGGATCAACCAGGGCACTATGCTTCTGTGTTCCTTTCTACAGCTCATCCATGTAAATTTCCAGAGGCGATAAAGCCAGAAGTGTATCAATATGTGAAGTTGCCAGAGGGAGCCTCTTTATTGGCTGATAAAGAGAAACAAGCAACGGAAATGCCAGTAGATTATCAGACTTTCAAAACGTATCTCTTGGTAAATAACTAA
- a CDS encoding homoserine kinase, which translates to MLTNQNSLMEGKKNIDFAKVKQEVRVFAPATVANMICGFDILGFAVDFPGDEVFMRRVAKPSVTILAIHGDDGRLPLDPDKNTVSACVKMLLNHLELADSIGVEIELTKHMPIGSGLGSSSASTVAGLFAINSLLGDPLSKEELMPFCVEGERLACGHGHADNVAPALMGGITLIRGYEPLDMISLPVPEDLVAGIVFPQVDVPTRDARQLIKEKVSLKDAVVQWGNIAGLVAGLYRSDYDLISRSMHDVLIEPTRAILIPEFYAMKEIALSCGVLSFGISGSGPSVVAISRGKEAAQQAVDKIQAHLNAHGIESLQFVSSVNAQGPKVINLK; encoded by the coding sequence ATGTTGACAAATCAAAACTCCCTAATGGAAGGAAAGAAAAATATAGACTTCGCGAAAGTAAAGCAAGAAGTAAGGGTGTTTGCTCCTGCAACCGTAGCAAATATGATCTGCGGATTTGATATACTTGGATTTGCTGTCGATTTCCCTGGCGATGAAGTATTCATGCGGAGGGTAGCAAAGCCTAGTGTTACAATCCTAGCAATACATGGTGATGACGGTAGACTACCGTTAGATCCAGATAAAAATACGGTAAGCGCTTGTGTTAAAATGCTTTTGAATCATTTAGAATTAGCAGATAGCATAGGAGTGGAGATTGAATTGACCAAACATATGCCAATTGGGAGTGGGTTGGGGTCAAGCTCTGCAAGTACAGTGGCAGGCTTGTTTGCAATAAATAGCCTATTGGGTGACCCACTTAGCAAGGAGGAGTTGATGCCTTTTTGTGTTGAAGGTGAAAGGCTTGCTTGTGGACATGGACACGCAGATAATGTTGCCCCAGCACTAATGGGCGGTATAACACTAATTCGCGGCTATGAACCTCTCGATATGATTAGTCTACCGGTTCCTGAGGATTTGGTAGCTGGAATCGTATTTCCGCAAGTGGATGTTCCTACACGAGACGCTCGTCAATTAATTAAAGAAAAAGTGTCTTTAAAAGATGCAGTCGTTCAATGGGGAAATATTGCAGGATTAGTAGCAGGACTATACCGTAGCGACTACGATCTGATTAGTCGTAGTATGCACGATGTTCTAATTGAGCCAACGCGCGCAATCTTAATACCTGAGTTTTACGCGATGAAAGAAATCGCGCTATCATGTGGTGTCTTAAGTTTTGGTATTTCAGGTTCTGGACCTTCAGTTGTCGCAATAAGCCGTGGTAAAGAGGCAGCACAACAAGCAGTGGATAAAATTCAAGCACACTTAAATGCTCACGGAATTGAAAGTTTGCAATTTGTTTCTTCGGTAAATGCGCAAGGACCAAAAGTGATCAACCTAAAATAA
- the thrA gene encoding bifunctional aspartate kinase/homoserine dehydrogenase I has product MKILKFGGTSVGSVESIQAVLKIVKASFDAGENPLVVLSAMSGVTNLLTKMAEEAAEGKPFDEGLKQLEERHFEVVKKLIAVKYQNPVLTRLKLLFNELEELLLGVSALKELSNQSRDLIVSYGERCSNFLVSKVMEQEVAESEYINASYYVKTDSNFGNAHLNEPLTNQLIQALYQTHADKLLFVTGFIGSNEQGRVTTLGRGGSDYTAAIFGSVLNASAIEIWTDVNGMLTADPRIVKKAFSLPVLSYTEAMELSYFGAKVIYPPTMVPAFLKKIPIVIRNTFEPHLAGTVIQFESGKSTYPIKGISSIADVSVINLTGSGMVGKSGFSGRLFTLLAREQINVILITQSSSEHSITFAVNPSDAEKAVSLIQNEFELELLANKLSTPVIEENLSILAIVGENMKRTPGMSGKLFHALGRNGINVRAIAQGSSEFNISVIINKDDLAKALNAVHDAFFAELKRTLHVFNLGTGNIGATLFRQLHEQHDFLLDHNDVEIKVVGVSNSRRMLFNVDGVNLENWQQELDENGEVADLGTFVSKMQAMNLPNCVFIDNTASKLPATYYEEIFKSNISIVTCNKIANSGDYQQYRLLHDTARKHGVDFFYETNVGAGLPIVRVLKDLMLSGDRILKIEAILSGTISYIFNNFHGDASFYDVVKKAQELGYTEPDPRDDLGGIDFMRKMLILARDAGNVIESSDVELGNILPENCLKANSVDEFYTELLKSEDYFNALKLKAANEGKVIRYIGNLTNGKVSIDLQMVDSSHPFYALSGSDNIISFTTERYKERPLVVKGPGAGAEVTSGGVFADLVNVAAK; this is encoded by the coding sequence ATGAAAATATTAAAATTTGGCGGGACATCCGTAGGTTCCGTAGAAAGTATCCAGGCCGTATTGAAGATTGTTAAAGCTTCCTTTGACGCAGGCGAAAATCCTTTAGTCGTTTTATCGGCAATGTCAGGTGTCACCAACCTGTTAACGAAGATGGCGGAGGAAGCAGCAGAAGGAAAGCCTTTCGATGAAGGCTTGAAACAACTTGAAGAAAGACACTTTGAAGTTGTTAAAAAGCTTATTGCTGTGAAGTATCAGAATCCGGTACTCACTCGTTTAAAGCTTTTATTTAATGAATTAGAGGAACTTTTACTCGGTGTTTCCGCTCTAAAGGAACTAAGCAATCAAAGTCGTGATCTGATCGTTTCATACGGAGAGCGTTGTAGTAACTTTTTGGTCTCCAAAGTTATGGAGCAAGAGGTTGCTGAGTCCGAATATATCAACGCTTCATATTATGTGAAAACAGATTCGAATTTCGGAAATGCTCACCTAAATGAACCCCTTACGAATCAATTGATACAGGCGCTTTACCAAACACATGCTGATAAACTCCTCTTTGTAACAGGTTTTATTGGTTCTAATGAGCAAGGACGTGTGACTACACTAGGGCGAGGTGGCTCGGATTATACAGCAGCGATATTCGGATCTGTTTTAAATGCTTCGGCAATTGAGATTTGGACAGACGTAAATGGTATGTTAACGGCTGATCCTAGAATAGTAAAGAAGGCTTTCTCTTTACCGGTACTTTCCTATACCGAAGCAATGGAACTATCATACTTCGGAGCGAAAGTAATTTATCCGCCCACAATGGTACCAGCTTTTTTAAAGAAGATTCCAATCGTTATTCGCAATACTTTTGAACCTCATTTGGCTGGAACTGTAATTCAATTTGAAAGCGGTAAGTCTACTTATCCGATCAAGGGTATATCATCAATCGCTGATGTATCTGTAATTAATTTGACTGGCAGTGGTATGGTTGGAAAGTCTGGATTCAGCGGCCGTTTATTTACTTTATTAGCGCGTGAGCAGATTAATGTTATCTTAATTACTCAATCTTCGTCAGAACACAGCATTACGTTTGCGGTTAATCCAAGTGATGCGGAGAAAGCAGTTTCTCTAATCCAAAATGAATTTGAATTAGAGTTGTTAGCAAATAAGTTATCGACGCCTGTCATTGAAGAAAACCTTTCTATTCTGGCAATTGTTGGCGAGAATATGAAGCGTACCCCTGGAATGTCAGGGAAGTTATTCCATGCTTTAGGTCGAAATGGAATAAACGTTAGAGCAATTGCGCAAGGTTCCTCTGAATTTAATATTTCGGTTATCATTAATAAGGATGATTTAGCGAAGGCACTTAATGCAGTACATGATGCATTCTTTGCTGAATTAAAGCGCACTTTACATGTGTTCAATTTAGGTACAGGAAATATAGGAGCTACACTATTTAGACAGTTACATGAACAGCATGATTTTTTACTTGATCATAACGATGTTGAGATTAAAGTTGTAGGCGTCTCGAATTCTCGTCGCATGCTTTTCAATGTTGATGGGGTAAATTTGGAGAATTGGCAACAAGAGTTAGATGAGAATGGAGAAGTTGCTGATTTAGGAACTTTCGTGAGCAAAATGCAAGCGATGAATCTCCCTAATTGTGTGTTCATTGATAATACTGCGAGTAAATTGCCGGCGACTTACTACGAAGAGATATTTAAATCGAATATTTCGATTGTAACCTGTAACAAGATTGCAAACTCTGGAGACTATCAACAGTATAGATTACTACATGATACAGCTAGGAAACATGGTGTAGATTTCTTTTACGAAACGAATGTTGGAGCTGGTTTACCAATAGTACGCGTATTGAAAGATTTGATGTTAAGTGGAGACCGTATTTTGAAAATTGAAGCAATATTGTCAGGAACAATCTCCTATATCTTTAACAATTTTCATGGTGATGCCTCATTTTATGATGTTGTGAAGAAGGCGCAGGAATTAGGTTATACTGAACCTGATCCTCGTGATGACTTGGGCGGAATTGATTTTATGCGTAAAATGTTGATTCTAGCGCGTGATGCTGGAAACGTTATTGAATCTTCGGATGTTGAATTGGGTAATATATTGCCTGAGAATTGTTTGAAAGCAAATTCTGTCGATGAGTTCTATACAGAATTGTTAAAATCAGAAGATTACTTCAACGCATTGAAGCTGAAGGCTGCTAATGAAGGCAAAGTAATACGTTACATCGGCAACCTAACAAATGGTAAAGTTTCTATCGATTTACAGATGGTGGATAGCTCACATCCTTTCTATGCTTTATCTGGAAGCGATAATATCATCTCTTTCACTACAGAGCGATACAAAGAGCGACCATTGGTGGTTAAAGGACCTGGTGCAGGAGCTGAGGTAACATCAGGCGGTGTCTTTGCTGACCTTGTGAATGTAGCGGCTAAATAA
- a CDS encoding C40 family peptidase, which yields MKTKKLVAVMLLIGLCLVSQAQTNSQKSSDPDNLAKEYFSQIMGVAANATSNTKLYQFVYEWLGTPYRLGGDSKRGIDCSKFSLAVYENVFNTTIGYNSRNQYQNVTPVRKGELEPGDLVFFKIRSRSITHVGVYLGEDKFAHASSSRGVMVSNLNEAYWKRYYYNGGRPKVDETQIMTADANARGKNNLN from the coding sequence ATGAAAACAAAGAAACTAGTGGCAGTAATGCTTCTCATAGGCTTATGTCTAGTCTCGCAGGCACAAACCAATAGTCAAAAGTCATCTGATCCAGATAACCTAGCTAAAGAATACTTCTCTCAGATTATGGGCGTTGCAGCAAATGCAACTTCTAATACAAAACTTTATCAATTTGTTTATGAATGGTTAGGAACTCCTTACCGCTTAGGTGGAGATTCTAAAAGAGGAATTGATTGTTCAAAATTCTCTTTGGCTGTTTATGAAAATGTATTTAATACGACGATTGGATACAATAGCCGTAATCAATACCAAAATGTTACTCCTGTACGTAAGGGCGAATTAGAACCTGGAGATTTAGTATTTTTCAAAATCAGAAGCAGAAGTATCACACATGTTGGTGTTTACTTAGGTGAGGATAAATTTGCTCATGCTTCTTCAAGTCGCGGCGTTATGGTAAGTAACCTAAATGAAGCGTATTGGAAAAGATACTACTACAATGGTGGTCGTCCAAAGGTTGATGAGACGCAAATCATGACTGCGGATGCCAATGCTAGAGGAAAGAATAATTTAAATTAG
- a CDS encoding phosphoribosyltransferase family protein, which translates to MSSKKTLILNKDQILQKSKRIAYQIIEDNFDEPALVLVGIADRGYVFAQRLQKLLLEIDPNRSVELLKVTIQKTKRSLESTTDLPVETVKNKVVILIDDVLNSGRTLAYGLGVFLNVPLKRMRTAVLIDRSHHQFPVFSDYYGLKLSTILKEHVEVLLEEYDNTEDAAYLS; encoded by the coding sequence ATGTCATCGAAGAAAACACTTATTTTAAACAAGGATCAAATTCTCCAAAAATCGAAGCGTATCGCCTATCAAATCATTGAAGATAATTTTGATGAGCCTGCCCTTGTATTGGTTGGAATTGCCGATAGAGGTTATGTTTTTGCACAACGCCTTCAGAAGTTATTGTTAGAGATTGACCCAAATAGATCTGTGGAATTATTGAAAGTTACGATTCAAAAAACCAAGCGTAGCTTGGAATCGACAACCGATTTGCCAGTTGAAACAGTTAAGAATAAAGTAGTAATCTTGATTGATGATGTTTTAAACAGTGGAAGAACCCTAGCCTATGGTTTAGGCGTCTTTCTGAACGTTCCATTGAAACGGATGAGAACCGCAGTTTTAATTGATCGTAGCCATCATCAGTTCCCAGTCTTTTCCGACTATTATGGACTAAAACTATCTACAATCCTCAAAGAACATGTCGAGGTATTGTTAGAAGAATACGATAATACAGAAGATGCGGCCTATTTATCATAA
- a CDS encoding lytic transglycosylase domain-containing protein, with product MNKKISFLVTIGLSVLKLTVAQEISTDLHTFSDTFQSQVIDQVEKEREQIHSHLDSVKQKAGGTTEFSAEDVNIAQRINKIQKTIPLEYNDRVKAYLDKYISRNYKPYMEKLLGLGSYYFPIYDQIFAEQGIPDEVKYLSVVESSLNPHTVSTSGAVGPWQFIYGTAKIYNLTMDGNLDERKDVYSTTYAVSTYLKEAHDEFNDWLLALASYNCGRGCVRRAIQRSGLVNPNYWELSPFLPRETQNYIPKFIAMTYVLNHAELYGLVPAQNDLMTDHKVLMVEKALSFGNIAEGLNCSTDLLKQLNPGYKRAIVSGSPEKPRRLIIPYHEEMSDSLIYAALNNQREEVIQALANSENTEEQRHQVKRGETIAGIAKEYAVSEQQIRAWNRLSAKSSISGRNLIVSKGVDAKMVKNVVAATSSKAKSKSNPTFVSYTVRKGDTLSDIAGKHRGASVSRIKSDNNIRGSHLKIGQRLKIYKGKG from the coding sequence ATGAACAAAAAAATTAGTTTTCTTGTTACAATAGGCCTAAGTGTTTTGAAATTAACGGTTGCTCAGGAAATCAGTACTGATTTGCATACGTTTAGTGATACATTTCAAAGCCAAGTTATTGATCAAGTGGAAAAGGAACGAGAGCAAATTCACTCTCATCTAGATTCCGTTAAACAAAAGGCGGGGGGAACCACAGAGTTCTCTGCCGAAGATGTTAATATTGCACAGCGTATTAATAAGATTCAAAAAACAATCCCATTAGAATATAATGATCGTGTTAAAGCTTACCTCGATAAATATATTTCGAGAAATTATAAGCCCTACATGGAGAAATTATTAGGGTTAGGTTCTTACTATTTTCCAATCTATGACCAAATCTTCGCCGAACAGGGAATTCCTGATGAAGTGAAGTATTTATCTGTCGTTGAATCTTCCTTAAACCCGCATACTGTATCTACCTCTGGTGCCGTTGGCCCCTGGCAGTTTATTTACGGAACAGCGAAGATTTACAATTTGACAATGGATGGTAATTTGGATGAGCGTAAAGATGTTTATTCTACAACCTATGCGGTATCAACTTATCTGAAAGAAGCACATGACGAATTTAACGATTGGTTGTTAGCGTTAGCTTCTTATAATTGCGGACGTGGTTGTGTCAGAAGAGCAATACAACGCTCGGGTTTAGTGAACCCCAATTATTGGGAGCTCTCTCCATTCTTGCCGCGTGAAACTCAAAACTATATTCCGAAATTTATTGCAATGACGTATGTCTTAAATCATGCAGAGTTATACGGGTTGGTTCCTGCACAGAATGATTTGATGACAGATCACAAGGTGTTGATGGTGGAAAAGGCTCTAAGTTTTGGGAATATTGCAGAAGGTCTAAACTGTTCTACAGATTTACTAAAGCAATTGAATCCCGGATATAAGCGTGCGATTGTTTCTGGATCTCCAGAGAAACCACGTCGGCTGATCATTCCTTATCATGAGGAGATGAGTGATTCATTGATCTATGCAGCACTGAATAATCAGCGCGAAGAGGTGATACAGGCTTTAGCAAATTCGGAAAATACAGAAGAACAACGTCATCAAGTTAAGCGAGGGGAGACGATTGCAGGTATTGCTAAAGAATACGCGGTCTCTGAGCAACAAATAAGAGCCTGGAACAGACTTTCTGCAAAAAGTAGTATCTCTGGTCGAAATTTGATTGTAAGTAAAGGAGTGGACGCTAAAATGGTTAAGAATGTCGTTGCTGCTACTTCGTCAAAGGCGAAAAGTAAAAGTAATCCGACATTTGTTTCTTATACCGTTAGAAAAGGGGATACGCTTTCCGATATTGCAGGAAAGCATCGTGGTGCAAGCGTAAGTCGAATCAAATCGGATAATAACATTCGAGGGAGCCACTTGAAAATAGGGCAACGATTAAAAATATATAAAGGAAAAGGCTAA
- a CDS encoding Sec-independent protein translocase subunit TatA/TatB has product MYTSGLLFIGTNEIIIIVVLALLLFGGKKIPELMRGLGRGVKEFKEGQKDGPEAENNPSNTANNDTVNNQR; this is encoded by the coding sequence ATGTATACATCGGGATTATTATTTATCGGTACTAACGAGATCATCATTATCGTAGTATTGGCGTTATTATTATTCGGGGGTAAAAAAATTCCTGAGTTAATGCGTGGATTGGGAAGAGGTGTTAAGGAATTCAAAGAAGGACAAAAAGATGGTCCTGAAGCGGAAAATAATCCAAGTAACACCGCGAATAATGATACAGTTAACAATCAACGTTAA